A portion of the Romeriopsis navalis LEGE 11480 genome contains these proteins:
- a CDS encoding non-ribosomal peptide synthetase, translating into MTHDMGLEITKLSPVKRALLEQYLQQKAAPIQAVVSIADSDREAPLVLSFAQQRMWFVEQLEQGKPIYNRPTPLRLTGSLNLAALTQSLNEIVRRHDVLRSCFPTVDGQPRLKIAPTLEIEIPVVDLSQLAKSDQSDSVQNWIYKDLRQPFTLFVAPLFRTRLLKLGETEHLLLTTLHHLIFDGWSAGVFKQELAMLYGAFANGVAPPLAPLPMQYVDFAHWQQQQQTTTLLQPHLAYWKSQFQGELPVLDLPTDRPCSAQSSAEAAIHTHVLSNSLLDELKILSQREGVTLFMTLLAAFKVLLYRYTGQTDVIVGTPVAGRDRLEFEPLIGVFINTLALRTSLAGNPTFQNLLSQVRQVALDGYAHQTLPFEQLVEAIQPERQLGQSPITQIVFQLRNLPDAAHPSPGLIIEDVQPDKSFTAFDLTLEIDESPQGLACRFLYRIDRFDALTLQRMAGHFQTLLQGIMANPSSPIAALPILTESEQQQLFVEWNSTQTDYSQERCIHQCFEAQTKITPNNIAAICQTQELTYEQLNGKANSVAAMLVDQGIGRGHYVPVLIDRGLNLLIAYLAVLKTGAAFVPMDPKWPFDRVAKILVELDSDITLVESACPHRVELSNSTCLEVNVANLAEQPGNLDIPVSAVDPMYVIFTSGSTGTPKGAVNQHQGILNRFANMNERYGCHQDDVILCTSAHIFDSSVWQLLWPLTNGAPTVITPPGFGFDLIQIINLIEHYRVTISDFVPSVFNILVDHISNHTSDQAKLCSLRQLLIGGEAMNSKDIYRFKSLLPQIGITNTYGPTETAIGVVFYEVPPEFTEPIPIGRPLNNVYCLILDPYLNPVPVGVTGELYLGGVCVGLGYLNDPAKTDAVFLDNPFPSINSQKLYKTGDLVRYQPDGNIEFLGRDDDQVKIRGVRIELDEIASYLAQHPSVNRTLVTVQGEANDRHLVSYVMAKPGYTVVLSELQNFLKQKLPAYMVPSALVLVDDFPLTTNGKIDHRALPKPNLTQLRQIRQFVLPSTPTEKQLSQIWCDLLGLEQVGIYDSFFELGGHSLLATQLVSQIRDVLSVELPLSALFTTPTIAELTDIINLNRASMTSSKADDAGYENITALLDELENLSDQEVKQHLMPET; encoded by the coding sequence ATGACGCACGATATGGGGCTAGAAATCACGAAGTTATCGCCGGTAAAGCGAGCCCTTTTAGAACAGTATTTGCAGCAAAAGGCCGCGCCAATTCAGGCGGTGGTATCGATTGCTGATAGCGATCGGGAAGCGCCGTTGGTGCTGTCCTTTGCCCAACAGCGGATGTGGTTTGTTGAGCAGTTAGAGCAAGGTAAGCCCATTTATAATCGTCCCACCCCTCTGCGACTAACAGGATCGCTGAATTTGGCAGCGCTGACCCAAAGCCTGAATGAAATTGTCCGGCGGCATGATGTGCTGCGATCGTGCTTTCCAACGGTTGATGGACAGCCCAGACTGAAAATTGCACCCACATTGGAAATTGAAATTCCAGTTGTTGATCTAAGCCAGCTGGCTAAAAGTGATCAATCAGATTCAGTGCAAAACTGGATCTATAAGGACTTACGGCAACCCTTTACACTTTTTGTCGCACCGCTGTTCCGAACACGTCTGTTGAAGCTGGGTGAGACCGAGCATCTGCTATTGACCACACTGCATCATCTAATTTTTGATGGTTGGTCAGCCGGGGTGTTCAAGCAGGAGTTGGCCATGCTCTATGGGGCTTTTGCCAATGGAGTCGCGCCGCCTTTAGCCCCGTTGCCGATGCAGTATGTCGATTTTGCTCACTGGCAACAACAGCAGCAGACAACAACTTTGCTCCAACCTCACTTAGCTTATTGGAAATCGCAGTTTCAAGGTGAGTTACCGGTTCTTGACCTCCCAACCGATCGGCCATGCTCCGCTCAATCCTCTGCCGAAGCGGCGATACATACACACGTATTGTCTAACTCACTGCTCGATGAGCTGAAAATTCTGAGTCAGCGCGAAGGCGTAACTCTATTTATGACTTTGCTAGCGGCATTTAAGGTGCTGCTATATCGCTATACGGGCCAAACTGATGTGATTGTCGGTACGCCAGTAGCAGGGCGCGATCGGCTAGAATTTGAACCGCTAATTGGCGTATTTATTAATACGCTGGCGCTCCGCACTTCACTGGCCGGTAACCCAACATTTCAAAACTTGCTCAGTCAAGTGCGGCAGGTTGCTTTAGATGGTTATGCACATCAGACACTGCCATTTGAGCAGTTGGTAGAAGCGATCCAGCCAGAACGTCAACTCGGTCAAAGTCCGATTACGCAGATCGTATTTCAACTGCGCAATTTACCGGATGCGGCACATCCGAGTCCAGGCTTAATCATTGAGGACGTCCAGCCGGATAAGTCTTTCACCGCCTTTGATCTGACCCTAGAGATTGATGAATCACCGCAAGGATTAGCTTGTCGTTTTCTGTATCGTATCGATCGCTTTGATGCTTTAACGCTGCAGCGGATGGCAGGCCATTTCCAGACTTTATTGCAGGGAATTATGGCTAATCCAAGTAGTCCGATTGCGGCATTGCCAATTTTGACCGAGTCAGAGCAGCAGCAGTTATTCGTTGAATGGAATAGCACGCAAACTGACTATTCCCAAGAGCGTTGTATTCATCAGTGCTTTGAAGCGCAGACCAAGATTACCCCGAATAATATTGCGGCGATTTGCCAAACTCAGGAATTGACTTACGAGCAGTTGAACGGTAAGGCGAACTCGGTTGCCGCGATGTTAGTTGACCAAGGGATTGGCCGCGGGCATTATGTTCCGGTGTTAATCGATCGTGGCCTCAATCTGCTCATTGCTTATCTGGCGGTGCTGAAAACTGGTGCAGCATTTGTGCCCATGGACCCGAAGTGGCCCTTTGACCGAGTTGCCAAAATCCTCGTCGAACTAGATAGCGACATTACTCTAGTTGAATCGGCCTGCCCACATCGAGTCGAATTATCGAACAGTACTTGTTTAGAAGTTAATGTGGCTAACTTAGCTGAGCAGCCAGGCAATCTGGATATTCCAGTCAGTGCTGTCGATCCAATGTATGTCATATTTACCTCTGGTTCAACGGGCACACCCAAGGGGGCAGTCAATCAACACCAAGGGATTCTGAACCGTTTTGCCAATATGAATGAGCGTTATGGTTGTCATCAAGACGATGTAATTTTATGTACTAGCGCCCATATTTTCGATTCTTCTGTGTGGCAACTGTTGTGGCCATTGACTAATGGTGCCCCGACCGTGATCACGCCTCCTGGTTTTGGGTTTGATCTGATTCAAATCATTAATTTGATTGAGCACTACCGTGTGACCATATCGGACTTTGTTCCTTCAGTTTTCAATATTCTGGTTGACCATATATCCAACCATACGTCAGATCAGGCAAAGCTATGCTCATTGCGCCAGCTGTTGATTGGCGGCGAGGCAATGAATTCAAAAGATATTTATCGCTTCAAGTCATTACTGCCGCAAATTGGCATTACCAATACCTACGGGCCAACGGAGACCGCAATTGGTGTGGTGTTCTATGAGGTTCCACCGGAATTTACTGAGCCAATTCCGATTGGTCGTCCGCTGAATAATGTTTATTGTTTGATTCTAGATCCATATTTAAATCCAGTGCCAGTGGGTGTCACCGGTGAATTATATCTTGGTGGAGTTTGTGTTGGATTAGGTTACTTAAATGACCCAGCTAAGACGGATGCGGTGTTTCTGGACAATCCTTTCCCCTCGATCAACAGTCAGAAGCTATATAAGACCGGGGACTTAGTGCGATATCAACCAGACGGCAATATTGAATTCTTGGGCCGCGACGACGATCAAGTGAAGATTCGCGGTGTGAGGATTGAACTTGATGAAATTGCGAGTTATCTGGCTCAGCATCCTAGCGTCAATCGCACTCTGGTGACTGTGCAAGGGGAGGCAAACGATCGACATTTAGTCAGTTATGTGATGGCTAAACCCGGATATACGGTCGTGCTCAGTGAGTTGCAGAATTTTCTTAAGCAAAAGTTACCGGCGTACATGGTGCCATCGGCATTAGTGCTGGTCGATGATTTTCCCTTAACAACCAACGGCAAGATCGATCATCGTGCGTTACCCAAGCCTAATTTGACACAGTTGAGACAAATTCGTCAGTTTGTATTGCCTTCTACGCCCACAGAAAAACAACTGAGTCAAATTTGGTGTGACTTGCTTGGACTGGAACAAGTTGGTATCTATGATAGCTTTTTTGAGTTGGGGGGGCATTCGCTGCTGGCGACTCAGTTGGTCTCACAAATTCGCGATGTTCTATCGGTCGAATTACCCCTGTCTGCTTTATTTACAACCCCGACAATTGCAGAGTTAACGGACATCATTAACTTAAATCGAGCTTCTATGACTTCGAGTAAAGCGGATGATGCCGGGTACGAGAACATCACGGCATTATTAGATGAATTAGAGAATCTCTCAGACCAGGAAGTTAAACAACATCTTATGCCCGAAACTTAG
- a CDS encoding isocitrate lyase/PEP mutase family protein — MAIPQRQCLKSALENRDIIPFIGVYDVFSASIAAKYYDALFISGFGFAASHYGLPDIGFIAWSDIVAFVQRVRTILPHHFILVDIDDGYVDTAVACHVVSMLESIGASGVILEDQKRPRRCGHLDGKLLMETDEFLVKLRQVLATRQQLFVVARTDASDPQDILNRAQAYAAVGADAILVDGITDLAMIPPLKAAIDKPLVFNQIAGGKSPPCSLDELKQAGVSLVNYSTPCLFAAQAAIETDMQLLRERDGLLVKDRIGVPECNVHLHQNLVSRNHKINHDR; from the coding sequence ATGGCTATTCCGCAGCGACAATGCCTAAAATCGGCACTAGAAAATCGTGATATTATCCCTTTTATTGGCGTTTATGATGTGTTTTCAGCTTCGATCGCGGCGAAATACTATGATGCCCTGTTTATTAGTGGTTTTGGATTTGCGGCAAGCCACTACGGATTGCCGGATATCGGATTTATTGCCTGGTCGGATATTGTCGCTTTTGTGCAACGTGTGAGGACGATTCTGCCCCATCATTTTATTCTGGTGGATATTGATGATGGTTACGTTGATACAGCGGTGGCTTGTCATGTTGTTTCAATGCTGGAGTCGATTGGTGCTTCCGGTGTGATTCTGGAAGATCAGAAACGTCCTCGACGCTGTGGTCATCTGGATGGCAAGTTGTTGATGGAAACCGATGAATTTTTAGTTAAGTTGCGTCAGGTCTTAGCTACACGCCAACAACTATTTGTGGTGGCTCGCACCGATGCATCGGACCCGCAGGATATCCTCAATCGTGCCCAAGCCTATGCTGCAGTGGGAGCAGACGCGATTTTAGTCGATGGGATTACCGATTTAGCCATGATTCCACCCCTGAAGGCGGCGATTGATAAACCATTGGTGTTCAATCAAATTGCTGGTGGGAAATCCCCACCCTGTAGTTTAGATGAATTGAAGCAAGCCGGAGTTTCCCTGGTTAACTACAGTACGCCTTGCCTGTTTGCGGCCCAAGCAGCGATCGAAACGGACATGCAATTACTCCGAGAGCGTGATGGCTTATTGGTTAAAGACCGAATTGGCGTGCCGGAATGTAATGTACATCTGCATCAGAATCTCGTCAGTCGCAATCACAAGATTAATCACGATCGCTAG
- a CDS encoding non-ribosomal peptide synthetase: protein MTQDASSQSKSMEALANRLASLSPEKRALLEKRLKPQANQALAKRTISRVAKRDAAPLSSSQQRVWFLEQLDPNSRAYNLSRILRLTGKLNIAALQQALDTILERHEALRTTFQEVAGNPVQVIGDAKALELPIVDAREWTDDAGQPLSKVALEARLQQFLQQLAHQPFDLANDSMLRGTLIQVAEDEHIFLLSMHHIVSDGWSMGVFNRELNSLYTAFVQAKPSPLPDLPIQYLDFASWQQEWLTGEVLETQLNYWRKELDGAPPLLTLPTDRPRPAIQSFVGNTINFQIDQVLTDRLKDLSQKSGATLYMTLLAAFSVLLSRYSSQEDVMIGSPIANRNHREIEPLIGFFVNTLVLRSRLQGNPTFIELLARVKKSALGAYAHKDIPFEYLTTSLKPERDQSHSLWFQAFFALQNAPSEALDLPDLSVSTIKLKSQAAKFDLTMGMFETSYGMNGVLSYKTDLFDQSTIDRMLENFRVLLSAIVENPQQSVTKLPILTIQDQEKLLTEWSNQSQSELPQPQLLHQLFEAQVENSPAQVAILGEDPENPGTRRALTYQDLNRQANQLAHHLQSIGAGPDVLVGLCVERSAEMLIGLLAILKSGAAYVPLDPNYPRDRIEYMLADAEIKVLVIQTSCLNALPDSSVQTVCFDRDRDAIAQANAANPISAATPENLAYVIYTSGSTGRPKGVMVQHDSLVNFTQSAVTDYGFSEHDRVLQFASISFDAAAEEIYPCLISGGTLVLRNDAMLNSVAQFVETCADWELTVLDLPTAYWQQLVLELATNALTLPASLRLVIIGGERVSPESVRTWQQSVGDVPRLINTYGPTEGTVVSTAYPITTSSPIQNEVPIGKAIINVQTYVLDAHRQIVPIGVPGELYIGGLGLARGYLNRPDLTAAQFIANPFGHIENDRLYKTGDLVRYLANGDLEFLGRIDQQVKIRGFRVELGEVEAALVQHPLVQEAIVEARFDASGSQCLVAYVVDHQAEALSTSELRRFLKVSLPEYMVPSAFVRLADFPLTPSGKVDRQSLPTPDSTARSIDHQFTAPRTPIEQQLSQIWSDLLKQESVSVYDNFFDLGGHSLLATQVVSRIRSAFSIELPLRTLFELPTVAELAEGIDTLRWVHQDNSVASSEDMEEIEF from the coding sequence ATGACACAGGACGCATCATCCCAGTCGAAATCAATGGAAGCTCTGGCGAATCGTTTGGCCAGTCTTTCGCCAGAAAAGCGAGCACTGTTAGAAAAACGTCTGAAACCACAGGCTAATCAGGCTTTAGCGAAACGGACAATTTCCCGTGTCGCGAAGCGAGATGCGGCACCGCTCTCGTCTTCGCAGCAGCGAGTTTGGTTTCTAGAGCAGCTTGATCCCAATAGTCGAGCATACAATCTCTCTCGCATTTTAAGATTGACTGGCAAATTGAATATTGCAGCGCTCCAGCAGGCGCTCGATACGATTCTGGAACGTCATGAAGCACTCCGGACAACTTTTCAGGAGGTTGCTGGGAATCCAGTTCAAGTTATAGGAGATGCCAAAGCCCTAGAATTGCCGATCGTTGATGCGCGCGAATGGACTGATGATGCCGGACAGCCTTTATCAAAGGTTGCGCTCGAAGCACGTCTACAGCAGTTTTTACAACAGCTCGCCCATCAACCGTTTGATTTGGCCAATGATTCGATGTTGCGGGGGACGTTGATTCAAGTCGCCGAAGATGAGCATATTTTTTTGCTGTCGATGCATCACATTGTTTCGGATGGTTGGTCAATGGGTGTATTCAATCGTGAATTGAATAGCCTATATACGGCGTTTGTGCAAGCGAAACCATCACCCTTACCAGACCTGCCGATCCAGTATCTTGATTTTGCCTCCTGGCAGCAGGAGTGGTTGACGGGCGAGGTGCTCGAAACACAGTTGAACTATTGGCGTAAGGAGCTGGATGGTGCGCCGCCCTTGCTGACCTTACCGACCGATCGTCCCCGACCGGCGATCCAAAGCTTTGTTGGGAACACAATCAATTTTCAAATTGATCAGGTCTTAACAGATCGGCTTAAAGACTTGAGCCAGAAATCTGGTGCGACCTTATATATGACACTACTCGCAGCTTTTTCTGTGCTGTTATCACGCTACAGCAGCCAGGAAGACGTCATGATTGGGTCGCCAATTGCCAACCGTAATCATCGTGAAATTGAGCCGTTAATTGGCTTTTTTGTGAATACACTTGTATTGCGGTCGCGTCTACAAGGAAATCCGACCTTTATTGAGCTATTAGCGCGAGTTAAAAAGTCCGCGCTCGGGGCATACGCCCATAAAGATATTCCTTTTGAATATTTAACAACTAGCTTAAAACCGGAACGTGATCAGAGCCATTCGCTTTGGTTTCAGGCCTTTTTTGCCTTACAGAATGCCCCCAGTGAAGCCCTGGATCTACCGGATTTGTCTGTATCAACGATCAAGCTGAAATCCCAGGCAGCAAAGTTTGACCTGACGATGGGGATGTTTGAGACGAGTTATGGGATGAACGGTGTGCTCTCTTACAAAACTGATTTATTCGACCAATCGACGATCGATCGCATGCTAGAAAATTTCCGGGTGTTGTTATCCGCGATCGTGGAGAATCCGCAGCAGTCTGTTACGAAGCTACCAATCCTCACAATTCAAGACCAGGAAAAGTTGCTGACTGAATGGTCGAATCAATCTCAGTCTGAATTGCCTCAGCCCCAGCTGCTACATCAATTGTTTGAAGCGCAGGTCGAAAACTCACCGGCGCAAGTCGCAATTCTCGGGGAAGACCCTGAAAATCCCGGGACTCGACGCGCGCTAACCTATCAAGATCTGAACCGCCAGGCGAATCAACTAGCACATCACTTGCAATCGATCGGCGCTGGTCCCGATGTCCTAGTTGGCCTTTGCGTTGAACGGTCTGCAGAGATGTTGATTGGCCTTTTAGCGATTCTCAAATCCGGAGCGGCTTATGTGCCATTAGACCCGAACTATCCGCGCGATCGCATCGAGTATATGCTGGCTGATGCTGAGATTAAGGTGCTGGTGATCCAAACTAGCTGTCTTAATGCATTGCCAGATTCATCAGTGCAAACGGTCTGTTTCGATCGCGACAGGGATGCTATTGCTCAAGCAAATGCGGCAAATCCGATTAGTGCTGCGACCCCAGAAAATCTGGCCTACGTAATCTATACCTCGGGGTCGACGGGGCGACCTAAAGGTGTGATGGTACAACATGATTCATTGGTTAACTTCACGCAATCTGCTGTGACGGACTATGGTTTCAGTGAGCATGACCGTGTGCTGCAATTTGCCTCAATTAGTTTTGACGCAGCCGCCGAGGAAATTTATCCTTGCCTAATTTCTGGTGGCACCTTAGTCTTACGCAACGATGCGATGTTGAATTCGGTGGCGCAGTTTGTTGAGACTTGCGCTGACTGGGAGCTGACGGTGTTGGATTTACCGACGGCGTACTGGCAGCAGTTGGTACTGGAATTGGCAACTAATGCATTAACACTGCCCGCCTCGTTGCGCCTGGTGATTATTGGGGGTGAACGAGTTTCCCCAGAATCGGTCAGAACCTGGCAGCAGTCTGTAGGTGATGTACCTCGCTTAATCAATACCTATGGCCCAACTGAAGGAACGGTGGTGTCAACCGCCTATCCCATCACAACTTCCAGCCCAATTCAAAATGAGGTTCCGATTGGCAAGGCAATTATAAATGTCCAGACCTACGTGTTGGACGCGCATAGGCAGATTGTGCCAATTGGAGTGCCGGGGGAGTTATACATTGGTGGCTTGGGTCTGGCTCGTGGCTATCTCAATCGACCGGATCTAACTGCGGCACAGTTCATTGCCAATCCCTTCGGCCATATCGAAAACGATCGCCTCTACAAGACGGGTGATTTAGTTCGCTACTTGGCTAATGGTGATTTAGAGTTTCTCGGTCGGATTGACCAGCAGGTGAAAATTCGGGGTTTCCGCGTGGAGTTAGGCGAGGTCGAGGCGGCATTAGTGCAGCATCCACTGGTTCAAGAGGCAATTGTCGAGGCTCGGTTTGATGCCTCTGGTAGTCAGTGCTTAGTTGCTTATGTAGTTGATCATCAAGCTGAAGCGCTGTCAACGAGTGAGTTAAGACGTTTCTTGAAGGTCTCGCTGCCGGAATATATGGTGCCTTCTGCGTTTGTGCGTTTAGCCGATTTTCCACTGACCCCGAGTGGCAAAGTCGATCGTCAGTCATTGCCAACGCCAGATTCCACTGCACGATCGATTGACCATCAGTTTACGGCACCACGGACGCCGATTGAGCAGCAACTGAGTCAGATCTGGTCGGACTTGCTGAAGCAGGAATCGGTGAGTGTCTATGACAATTTCTTTGATTTAGGCGGGCATTCGTTACTTGCGACACAGGTTGTTTCGCGGATTCGATCCGCATTTTCGATCGAGCTCCCACTGCGTACCCTGTTTGAGCTGCCAACAGTGGCTGAACTCGCGGAGGGCATTGATACATTGCGTTGGGTGCACCAAGATAATTCCGTTGCTTCTAGCGAAGATATGGAAGAAATCGAATTTTAA
- a CDS encoding amino acid adenylation domain-containing protein codes for MTHEKYMRMAIAAAKSGMEQGQVPIGTCIVKDGQVISCTHNHVVDQVDPTGHAEIYALREAGQQLNTIDLSGCTIYATLEPCSMCFAACDRAKVSKIFYGARIKDTPKFGFLEPKITAQATKEFLNSSIELQGDFLRDEVLSELQLFAQDQVTAVRPQVTVEQVIAATPSLTKTQSFKSDACLHQVFESQVQKYPTAVAVSCNGETITYADLNNSANQLAHWLQDLGVKPETKVALCVDRSINMIIGILGILKAGGAYVPLDPAYPQKRLTDMMQDTKAPVLVTQSCLQAKFSRGSYQVVLLDGDAAKIQQCSSDNRNSPVSSENLAYVIYTSGSTGNPKGVMVNHSSVVRLFPAARTYVQFDQHDIWTSFHSCSFGFSVWEIFGALLHGGRLVIVPQLITGSAHEFYQLICQENITILSQTPSAFRLLLQAPEIFQTIPAALRLIVFSGESLEPYLLKSWFDRYGDELPQLVNMYALTETAGEVAYRRLTRQDLCLSTRSMIGHPLPDVDIYILDDELRPVAAETEGNLYIGGDAVARGYLNQPELTREKFIPAPLEAIAQSSESDRELPEMLQPRLYQTGDRVRCLPSGELEFLGRRDRQIKLRGYRLELTEIEACLFAHPDIAESLVILHEDAPSEHRLIAYIIPTNRTESLRSFEQSAQGFALKDDQLLLYLKEHLPEYMMPANFIRLYGLPLMPNGKIDRCALPIPGLVHRHRSTDVIAPRSPMEDQLSQIWCELLKIDLVSINDDFFELGGHSLLANQLLHRVQEQFQVELPLLKLFEAPTIAKLAVQITLQLSDHPENKVSDVKYEQMFKLLDELDDLSDTEVKDMI; via the coding sequence ATGACGCATGAGAAATATATGAGAATGGCGATCGCTGCGGCCAAATCTGGTATGGAGCAAGGTCAAGTCCCCATCGGTACTTGCATTGTTAAGGATGGTCAGGTCATTAGCTGTACCCATAATCATGTTGTTGATCAAGTTGATCCGACCGGTCATGCAGAGATCTACGCACTTAGAGAAGCGGGACAGCAACTCAATACGATTGATCTATCCGGCTGTACGATTTATGCCACATTGGAGCCTTGTTCCATGTGCTTTGCGGCGTGCGATCGTGCCAAAGTATCGAAGATTTTTTATGGTGCGCGGATAAAGGATACGCCAAAGTTTGGCTTTTTGGAACCAAAAATTACGGCTCAAGCAACGAAAGAGTTCTTAAATAGCTCAATTGAATTGCAAGGTGATTTCTTGCGTGACGAAGTTTTATCCGAATTGCAACTGTTTGCTCAAGATCAAGTGACTGCGGTTCGGCCTCAAGTAACTGTGGAGCAAGTGATTGCTGCAACGCCTAGCCTGACTAAAACGCAGAGTTTTAAATCAGATGCTTGTTTGCATCAAGTGTTTGAATCGCAGGTGCAGAAATATCCCACGGCTGTGGCTGTTAGCTGCAATGGGGAGACGATCACGTATGCTGACTTAAATAATTCGGCAAATCAGCTGGCACATTGGCTGCAAGACCTAGGCGTCAAGCCAGAAACAAAAGTTGCGTTGTGTGTTGACCGATCAATCAATATGATTATTGGCATCCTGGGCATTTTGAAGGCTGGTGGTGCTTATGTGCCTTTAGATCCGGCATATCCCCAAAAACGCCTAACTGATATGATGCAGGATACGAAGGCGCCGGTGTTGGTGACTCAATCCTGCTTACAGGCAAAATTCTCGCGAGGTTCGTATCAAGTCGTTTTATTGGATGGTGATGCTGCAAAAATCCAGCAATGTAGCTCGGATAACCGAAATTCCCCAGTCTCATCCGAGAATTTAGCCTATGTGATTTATACCTCGGGTTCGACCGGAAACCCCAAGGGGGTCATGGTAAATCACTCTAGCGTCGTTAGGCTGTTTCCCGCTGCGAGAACCTATGTGCAGTTTGATCAGCATGATATTTGGACCTCATTTCATTCTTGCTCGTTTGGCTTTTCTGTCTGGGAAATCTTTGGTGCGTTGCTTCATGGTGGACGTTTGGTCATTGTGCCCCAGTTAATCACGGGATCGGCACATGAGTTTTATCAGCTAATTTGTCAGGAAAATATCACAATCCTCAGTCAGACACCATCGGCGTTTCGGCTACTGCTACAAGCACCAGAAATATTTCAGACGATCCCAGCAGCGCTCCGGTTGATTGTGTTTAGCGGCGAATCATTAGAACCCTATCTGCTCAAATCTTGGTTTGATCGGTATGGCGATGAATTGCCCCAATTAGTCAATATGTATGCACTGACTGAAACTGCCGGGGAGGTCGCATATCGTCGCCTGACTCGCCAAGATTTATGCTTGTCAACCCGCAGTATGATTGGTCATCCCTTACCAGATGTTGATATTTATATTCTGGATGATGAGCTGCGGCCGGTTGCGGCTGAGACTGAGGGGAATCTCTATATTGGTGGTGACGCCGTGGCACGTGGTTATCTTAACCAGCCAGAATTGACGCGAGAAAAGTTCATTCCTGCCCCGCTTGAGGCGATCGCGCAATCATCCGAATCGGACCGTGAATTGCCAGAAATGCTTCAGCCCCGACTTTATCAGACGGGCGATCGCGTCCGATGTTTGCCAAGCGGAGAATTAGAATTTTTGGGTCGCCGCGATCGCCAAATTAAATTGCGGGGTTATCGACTGGAGCTGACTGAGATTGAGGCTTGTTTGTTTGCCCATCCGGATATCGCTGAATCATTGGTCATCCTGCATGAGGACGCACCCAGTGAGCATCGTCTGATTGCTTATATTATTCCGACCAATCGAACCGAATCACTTCGGAGTTTTGAGCAATCCGCTCAAGGCTTTGCACTCAAAGACGATCAGCTATTGCTTTATCTGAAGGAGCATTTACCTGAATATATGATGCCCGCAAATTTTATCCGTCTGTATGGGTTACCCCTCATGCCTAACGGTAAAATCGATCGCTGTGCGCTGCCAATTCCTGGGCTGGTCCATCGCCATCGATCGACCGATGTAATAGCACCGCGTAGCCCGATGGAAGACCAGCTAAGCCAGATATGGTGTGAGCTACTAAAAATTGACTTAGTTAGTATTAATGATGACTTTTTTGAGCTGGGAGGGCATTCTTTATTGGCGAATCAGCTGCTGCATCGGGTGCAGGAACAGTTTCAGGTTGAGCTGCCACTGCTAAAATTATTTGAGGCCCCGACCATTGCCAAACTCGCAGTTCAAATCACATTGCAGTTGAGTGATCATCCAGAAAATAAAGTTAGTGATGTGAAGTATGAGCAAATGTTCAAGTTATTGGATGAATTAGATGATCTTTCTGACACTGAGGTGAAAGATATGATTTAG